From one Paenibacillus terrae HPL-003 genomic stretch:
- a CDS encoding DUF1499 domain-containing protein, with product MSLKRTLVGIVRSQEGTSDRVKDPHMKTRYYNLSRDKAWEEVSSVLKKIPGYKVLHEVPSVGEITLEKRTAFGRTVDITVSILSVSPVRSAVDIYSASRGSLGDMGANYRIILQLFAVIDKKLSAHKVVQ from the coding sequence TTGTCGTTGAAGAGGACTCTGGTGGGGATTGTGCGCAGCCAAGAAGGTACAAGCGACCGGGTCAAAGACCCCCATATGAAGACACGTTATTATAACTTATCGAGAGACAAGGCCTGGGAAGAGGTATCGTCCGTTTTAAAAAAGATTCCTGGCTACAAGGTGCTGCATGAGGTGCCATCCGTAGGTGAAATTACGCTTGAGAAGCGAACGGCATTCGGCAGAACTGTGGACATTACCGTTTCTATATTGTCCGTCTCGCCAGTTCGAAGCGCTGTGGATATTTATTCCGCTTCACGTGGATCGCTGGGGGACATGGGTGCAAATTATCGCATTATTTTGCAGTTGTTCGCTGTGATTGACAAGAAGCTGTCCGCTCATAAGGTTGTACAGTGA